One Actinoplanes missouriensis 431 DNA segment encodes these proteins:
- a CDS encoding sensor histidine kinase — protein sequence MPLLLRLRRRLGVRMRSALTAGVVVAVASVLAGGILLITARSLLLADIQDAADDRSDQVTAAVASGDATALRFALREDSWGSLVQIIDADGTVTARRATSRTPLTALRPAVGATAYEKSTAYWIQATGVRAPAGERTVLVAVSLEFVRYGSNAILTALLVGLPILAAAVGVAVFFFVGRTLRPVEAMRGRAASITATSLHARLPVPIAEDEIAALARTMNTMLERIERSAAAQRRFVADASHELRSPLTTIHANADLLAAANLGETPARAVRRIHDESRRMARLVDDLLLLARSDDQELLVRRDDVDLDDLLYAARERVVVERPDLVVEGAIDPVRVTGDPDRLARLLRNLTDNTLRYARSTVTLSLTAGDGAAEIVVGNDGPPIAAEDRERVFGRFIRLDDSRSRESGGTGLGLAIAREIVEAHGGSIDVLDLRHGAALRVRLPTAGGSGEQRARGHTRTDMS from the coding sequence ATGCCGCTTTTGTTGAGGCTACGACGGCGCCTGGGCGTACGGATGCGCTCCGCTCTGACCGCCGGCGTCGTGGTGGCCGTCGCTTCGGTCCTCGCCGGCGGAATTCTACTGATCACCGCACGGTCGCTCCTGCTCGCCGACATCCAGGACGCCGCGGACGACCGGTCGGACCAGGTCACCGCGGCCGTGGCCTCGGGCGACGCGACGGCCCTGCGGTTCGCCCTGCGCGAGGACTCGTGGGGCAGCCTGGTCCAGATCATCGACGCCGACGGCACGGTGACGGCCCGCCGCGCCACCTCCCGGACGCCGCTCACCGCGCTGCGTCCGGCGGTGGGCGCGACCGCGTACGAGAAGTCCACGGCGTATTGGATCCAGGCCACCGGCGTGCGCGCCCCGGCCGGTGAGCGCACCGTACTGGTCGCGGTCTCCCTCGAATTCGTCCGCTACGGCAGCAACGCGATCCTCACCGCACTCCTCGTCGGCCTGCCGATCCTGGCCGCCGCGGTCGGCGTCGCGGTGTTCTTCTTCGTGGGCCGCACGCTGCGCCCGGTGGAGGCGATGCGCGGGCGGGCCGCCTCCATCACGGCGACGAGTCTGCACGCGCGCCTGCCGGTGCCGATCGCGGAGGACGAGATCGCCGCGCTGGCCCGGACCATGAACACCATGCTGGAGCGGATCGAGCGATCGGCGGCCGCCCAGCGGCGCTTCGTCGCCGACGCCAGCCACGAGCTGCGCAGCCCGCTCACCACCATCCACGCCAACGCCGACCTGCTCGCCGCCGCGAATCTCGGCGAGACCCCGGCCCGTGCCGTCCGGCGCATCCACGACGAGAGCCGCCGGATGGCCCGTCTCGTCGACGACCTGCTTCTGCTGGCCCGTTCCGACGATCAGGAGCTTCTGGTACGCCGTGACGACGTCGACCTGGACGACCTGCTCTACGCCGCGCGCGAGCGGGTCGTCGTCGAACGGCCCGACCTCGTCGTCGAGGGCGCCATCGACCCGGTCCGGGTCACCGGCGACCCCGACCGCCTCGCCCGCCTGCTGCGCAACCTCACCGACAACACCCTCCGGTACGCCCGGAGCACCGTCACGCTCAGCCTGACCGCGGGCGACGGCGCCGCCGAGATCGTGGTCGGCAACGACGGCCCGCCGATCGCCGCCGAGGACCGTGAGCGCGTCTTCGGCCGCTTCATCCGGCTCGACGACAGCCGCTCGCGCGAATCCGGCGGAACCGGCCTCGGACTCGCCATCGCCCGGGAGATCGTGGAGGCCCACGGCGGCAGCATCGACGTGCTCGACCTGCGGCACGGCGCGGCTCTGCGGGTGCGCCTGCCCACCGCCGGCGGCTCGGGGGAACAGCGGGCGCGCGGCCACACTCGGACCGACATGTCGTAG
- a CDS encoding response regulator transcription factor, with protein sequence MRVLVVEDERAVAETIRDGLTAEGFTVDLAHHGVDGLWAATETPHGAYDVIVLDIMLPRLNGYEVCRQLRERGVWTPILMLTAKDGEYDQADALDLGADDYLIKPFSFVVLVARLRALIRRGAPERPAVLRSGEVTLDPAAREVRLGVTPVAMTPREFAMLEFLMRHPGQTMSRTAILENVWDAAFDGDPNIVDVYVGYLRKKIGREAIETVRGTGFRVIEHARHGR encoded by the coding sequence GTGCGGGTGCTGGTCGTCGAGGACGAGAGGGCCGTTGCCGAGACGATCCGGGACGGGCTCACGGCGGAGGGGTTCACCGTCGACCTCGCCCACCACGGGGTGGACGGGCTGTGGGCCGCCACCGAGACCCCGCACGGCGCCTACGACGTGATCGTGCTCGACATCATGCTGCCCCGGCTCAACGGCTACGAGGTGTGCCGGCAGCTGCGGGAGCGCGGGGTCTGGACGCCGATCCTGATGCTGACCGCCAAGGACGGGGAGTACGACCAGGCCGACGCCCTCGACCTCGGCGCCGACGACTACCTGATCAAGCCGTTCTCGTTCGTCGTGCTGGTCGCCCGGCTGCGTGCCCTGATCCGCCGCGGCGCCCCGGAGCGCCCGGCCGTGCTGCGCAGCGGCGAGGTGACCCTCGACCCGGCCGCCCGCGAGGTCCGGCTCGGCGTCACGCCCGTCGCGATGACACCGCGCGAGTTCGCCATGCTGGAATTCCTGATGCGCCATCCGGGTCAGACCATGAGCCGGACGGCGATCCTGGAGAACGTGTGGGACGCCGCGTTCGACGGCGATCCCAACATCGTGGACGTCTACGTCGGGTACCTGCGCAAGAAGATCGGCCGGGAGGCGATCGAGACGGTGCGCGGCACCGGTTTCCGGGTGATCGAGCATGCCCGGCACGGTAGGTAG
- a CDS encoding DedA family protein yields the protein MELAPILHHWGYAAVFVIIFVESFGLPTPGQTVMVAAAVYASSGHLNVWLVGFLAFTAAVLGDNIGYWIGVRGGRRAVHRWGRYVFLTPDRFARIERFFARRGSHVVVVARFFDGLRQFNGVLAGVTAMPWRTFVLHNAVGAALWVGLWVPVAYFFGAQLVRSHAEWWLLGFGVVGALVTAGFYLRRERASKSRADEPVGV from the coding sequence ATGGAACTCGCCCCGATCCTCCACCACTGGGGATATGCCGCCGTCTTCGTGATCATCTTCGTGGAGAGCTTCGGCCTGCCCACCCCCGGTCAGACCGTGATGGTGGCGGCGGCGGTCTATGCGAGCTCCGGGCACCTGAACGTCTGGCTGGTCGGCTTCCTCGCCTTCACGGCCGCCGTCCTCGGGGACAACATCGGGTACTGGATCGGTGTCCGCGGTGGCCGCCGGGCGGTGCACCGGTGGGGGAGGTACGTCTTCCTGACCCCGGATCGGTTCGCGAGGATCGAACGGTTCTTCGCCCGCCGGGGCAGCCATGTCGTGGTGGTCGCCCGTTTCTTCGACGGCCTGCGCCAGTTCAACGGCGTCCTGGCCGGTGTCACCGCGATGCCGTGGCGGACGTTCGTCCTGCACAACGCGGTCGGCGCCGCTCTCTGGGTCGGCCTGTGGGTGCCGGTCGCCTACTTCTTCGGCGCCCAGCTGGTCCGGTCGCACGCCGAGTGGTGGCTGCTCGGCTTCGGCGTGGTGGGCGCCCTGGTCACGGCCGGGTTCTACCTGCGCCGCGAGCGGGCGTCGAAGAGCCGCGCCGACGAGCCGGTCGGCGTCTGA
- a CDS encoding response regulator transcription factor, translating into MVSRHAVAGGHLLVVVPQDELRRSLAERLTAEGHAVTAVATGAEAMARITAGHVDLIVVDIDIPDLYDLAGRRPVLTDRPPIICMTTCEALSTLLPEVGTEIEDYVTKPCRIPELLARVEVQLRQPVLRRGDLLLDEVTCQVWRGDRPIEVTAAEYRLLRHLLVHAGQVLSKEQLAQRVWGESRDVNTIERLVSRLRQKVDEAGPPLIHTKRGFGYRLG; encoded by the coding sequence ATGGTGTCCCGGCATGCGGTGGCCGGTGGCCACCTGCTCGTGGTGGTCCCGCAGGACGAGTTGCGGAGATCGCTGGCCGAGCGGTTGACGGCGGAGGGCCACGCGGTCACCGCGGTGGCGACCGGCGCCGAGGCGATGGCACGGATCACGGCCGGGCACGTCGACCTCATCGTGGTCGACATCGACATCCCGGATCTGTACGACCTGGCCGGCCGCCGCCCGGTTCTCACCGACCGGCCACCGATCATCTGCATGACCACGTGCGAGGCCCTGAGCACGCTGCTGCCCGAGGTCGGCACGGAGATCGAGGACTACGTCACCAAGCCGTGCCGGATCCCCGAGTTGCTGGCTCGGGTGGAGGTCCAGCTGCGGCAACCCGTGCTGCGCCGCGGTGATCTGCTGCTCGACGAGGTGACCTGTCAGGTCTGGCGGGGTGACCGGCCGATCGAGGTGACGGCCGCGGAGTACCGATTGCTGCGTCACCTGCTGGTCCACGCCGGGCAGGTGCTCTCCAAGGAGCAGCTGGCCCAGCGCGTCTGGGGCGAGTCGCGCGACGTCAACACCATCGAGCGTCTGGTGTCCCGGCTGCGGCAGAAGGTCGACGAGGCCGGCCCGCCACTGATCCACACCAAGCGCGGCTTCGGGTACCGGCTCGGCTGA
- a CDS encoding cytochrome P450 → MPEAPYYPMQRDARCPFAPAPEVRDMPPVGKVRIWDGSTPWFITRHADQRALLNDPRLSIQEKRPGYPHMTKARAAMAPHIPDLITNTDPPEHTRLRRTVNAPFMVKRVEALRPRIQETFDGLVDDMLAGPRPADLVAAIGLPVPTLVITQILGVPYADHEFFQAASRRAISHDTDPEEGERAGQGLGEYLSALLTRKIADPQDDVMSEMGARVSAGEMTFAEAVTMASAILIAGHETSASMISLGTLALLRNPDQLALLRERSDDARFVANAAEELLRYLTIVHSGIRRIAVEDIELHGVTIRAGDGVVFELAGANYDPAEFPEPDRLDLTRPARSHHAFGYGAHQCLGQSLARVELQVVYGTLYRRIPTLALAVPFEQVEFAMEGVAYGLRSLPVTW, encoded by the coding sequence ATGCCAGAAGCCCCGTATTACCCGATGCAGCGGGACGCCCGCTGCCCGTTCGCGCCCGCCCCCGAGGTGCGCGACATGCCCCCGGTCGGCAAGGTGCGCATCTGGGACGGCAGCACCCCGTGGTTCATCACCCGGCACGCCGACCAGCGGGCCCTGCTCAACGACCCGCGGCTGAGCATCCAGGAGAAGAGGCCCGGCTATCCGCACATGACCAAGGCGCGGGCGGCGATGGCCCCGCACATCCCCGACCTCATCACGAACACGGATCCGCCGGAGCACACCCGGTTGCGGCGTACGGTCAACGCCCCCTTCATGGTCAAGCGGGTGGAGGCGCTGCGCCCCCGGATCCAGGAGACCTTCGACGGCCTGGTCGACGACATGCTCGCCGGTCCGCGACCGGCCGACCTGGTCGCGGCGATCGGTCTGCCGGTGCCGACCCTGGTGATCACCCAGATCCTCGGGGTGCCCTATGCGGACCACGAGTTCTTCCAGGCCGCGAGCCGCCGGGCGATCAGCCACGACACCGACCCCGAGGAGGGGGAGCGGGCCGGGCAGGGCCTCGGGGAGTACCTGTCGGCCCTGCTCACCCGGAAGATCGCCGACCCGCAGGACGACGTGATGTCCGAGATGGGCGCCCGGGTCAGCGCGGGGGAGATGACCTTCGCCGAGGCGGTCACGATGGCCTCCGCGATCCTGATCGCCGGCCACGAGACAAGCGCCAGCATGATCTCGCTCGGCACGCTCGCGCTGCTGCGCAACCCCGACCAGCTCGCGCTGCTGCGGGAGCGGAGCGACGACGCGCGATTCGTCGCCAACGCGGCCGAGGAGCTGCTGCGGTACCTGACGATCGTGCACTCCGGCATCCGCCGCATCGCCGTCGAGGACATCGAGCTGCACGGCGTCACGATCCGGGCCGGCGACGGCGTCGTCTTCGAGCTGGCCGGCGCCAACTACGACCCCGCCGAGTTCCCCGAGCCCGACCGGCTCGACCTGACCCGGCCGGCCCGCTCGCACCACGCGTTCGGTTACGGCGCCCACCAGTGCCTCGGGCAGTCGCTGGCCCGCGTCGAGCTGCAGGTCGTCTACGGCACCCTCTACCGCCGCATCCCGACGCTGGCGCTCGCGGTGCCGTTCGAGCAGGTCGAGTTCGCGATGGAGGGCGTCGCCTACGGCCTGCGGTCGCTGCCGGTGACGTGGTGA
- a CDS encoding ferredoxin: protein MRVEFDEPKCVAAGQCAMVAPEVFDQRDDDGVAIVLDATPGADQHDAVREAAAVCPAAAIRLVEQ from the coding sequence ATGCGAGTGGAGTTCGACGAGCCGAAGTGCGTCGCCGCCGGGCAGTGCGCGATGGTCGCCCCCGAGGTGTTCGACCAGCGCGACGACGACGGCGTGGCTATCGTGCTCGACGCGACGCCCGGCGCGGACCAGCACGACGCGGTGCGCGAGGCGGCGGCGGTCTGCCCGGCGGCGGCGATCCGGCTGGTGGAGCAGTGA
- a CDS encoding NAD(P)/FAD-dependent oxidoreductase, translating to MNRIVVVGASAAGLASVETLRREGFTGTITLIGEELDAPYDRPPLSKQILASQWEPDRIALRTAEQLAALDLDLRRGVRATGLDTAARSVALSDGSDVEYDGLVVATGVRPRALAGGAGHVIRTLSDALELRKRLRPGTRLTVVGAGFLGAECAAVARGLGCEVTLLEPAPVPLAHAVGEPVGRMLSAVHREHGVDLRTGVTVTAIVDAGARLPDGTAIADGGALHPDGTATAHGGALLADGTVVAADEVLVAVGSVPNTDWLDGSGLTVGDGVVCDEFCAAAPGVYAAGDVARWHNPLFGVDMRIEHRTNAAEQGMAAARNLLGAGRPFAPVPYFWSDQYDLKIHAYGYLRGHDAVEIVDGSLDERRFLAAYHRDGRLVGALAVGMPPKAIRPWRQAIASGGSL from the coding sequence GTGAACCGGATCGTCGTCGTGGGCGCCTCGGCCGCGGGTCTGGCCTCGGTGGAGACGCTGCGCCGGGAGGGGTTCACCGGCACGATCACGCTGATCGGGGAGGAGCTCGACGCGCCCTACGACCGGCCGCCGCTGTCCAAACAGATTCTGGCGTCGCAGTGGGAGCCCGATCGGATCGCGCTGCGCACCGCGGAGCAGCTCGCCGCGCTCGACCTGGACCTGCGACGGGGCGTGCGGGCGACCGGACTGGACACGGCTGCGCGTTCCGTCGCACTCAGCGACGGCAGCGATGTTGAGTACGACGGGCTCGTCGTGGCAACCGGAGTTCGGCCACGTGCGCTTGCGGGTGGGGCGGGACATGTCATCCGTACGCTGTCCGACGCTCTGGAACTGAGGAAACGCCTGCGTCCCGGCACCCGGCTGACCGTCGTGGGCGCCGGGTTCCTCGGCGCCGAGTGCGCCGCCGTGGCGCGCGGCCTCGGCTGTGAGGTGACCCTGCTGGAGCCGGCGCCGGTGCCGCTCGCGCACGCCGTCGGGGAGCCTGTCGGCCGGATGCTCTCCGCCGTGCACCGCGAGCACGGCGTCGACCTGCGCACCGGGGTCACCGTGACGGCGATCGTGGACGCGGGAGCGCGGCTCCCGGACGGGACGGCGATCGCTGATGGGGGAGCGCTGCACCCGGACGGGACGGCGACCGCTCATGGGGGAGCGCTGCTCGCTGACGGGACGGTGGTCGCCGCTGATGAGGTGCTGGTCGCGGTTGGGTCGGTGCCGAACACCGACTGGCTGGACGGCTCCGGGCTGACCGTCGGCGACGGCGTGGTCTGTGACGAGTTCTGCGCGGCGGCGCCCGGCGTCTACGCGGCCGGTGACGTGGCGCGGTGGCACAACCCGCTGTTCGGCGTGGACATGCGCATCGAGCATCGCACCAACGCCGCCGAGCAGGGCATGGCCGCCGCCCGCAACCTGCTCGGCGCGGGCCGGCCGTTCGCCCCGGTGCCGTACTTCTGGTCCGATCAGTACGACCTGAAGATCCACGCATACGGGTACCTGCGCGGCCACGACGCCGTCGAGATCGTCGACGGGTCGCTCGACGAGCGCCGTTTCCTGGCCGCCTACCACCGCGACGGCCGCCTGGTCGGCGCGCTCGCCGTCGGCATGCCACCCAAGGCCATCCGCCCGTGGCGGCAGGCCATCGCCTCCGGAGGTTCGCTGTGA
- a CDS encoding SDR family oxidoreductase produces the protein MSRDVVVITGAGGMGTAVARRIGSGRTVVLADAFPEHLDRAVTALRGEGYDVREQVTDIADQGSVEALAEVAAGAGRLVALVHTAGVSAAGSTVPKIWDVDLVGTARLIDAFEPVATGGTAVVCVASMAGHYAQLSADDEQVLATTPADRLLDLGVVTGFDGDPIAAYILAKRANQVRVQAAALAYNRRGARINSLSPGVISTAMARAEQESASGEHMMEMLRACGIGRTGTPAEIAEAVAFLTGPGSLYVTGTDLLIDGGQAAWLRRHRPR, from the coding sequence GTGAGCAGGGACGTCGTCGTGATCACCGGCGCGGGCGGCATGGGCACGGCCGTGGCCCGCCGGATCGGCAGTGGGCGGACGGTGGTGCTCGCCGACGCGTTCCCCGAGCATCTCGATCGGGCGGTGACGGCGTTGCGGGGTGAGGGCTACGACGTCCGGGAGCAGGTCACCGACATCGCGGATCAGGGTTCGGTGGAGGCGCTGGCCGAGGTGGCGGCCGGGGCGGGTCGGCTGGTCGCGCTCGTGCACACCGCCGGGGTGTCGGCCGCGGGGTCGACCGTACCCAAGATCTGGGACGTTGATCTGGTTGGGACCGCCCGGCTGATCGACGCGTTCGAGCCGGTGGCGACCGGCGGCACCGCGGTCGTCTGCGTGGCGAGCATGGCGGGGCACTACGCGCAGCTCAGCGCGGACGACGAGCAGGTGCTGGCCACGACCCCGGCGGACCGGCTGCTCGACCTCGGCGTGGTCACCGGGTTCGACGGTGACCCGATCGCCGCCTACATCCTCGCCAAACGTGCCAACCAGGTGCGGGTGCAGGCGGCGGCGCTGGCCTACAACCGGCGCGGCGCCCGGATCAACTCGCTCAGCCCCGGCGTCATTTCCACCGCGATGGCCAGGGCCGAGCAGGAGTCGGCGTCGGGGGAACACATGATGGAGATGCTGCGGGCCTGTGGAATCGGCCGCACCGGTACGCCTGCGGAGATCGCGGAGGCGGTGGCGTTCCTGACCGGGCCGGGGTCGCTCTATGTCACCGGCACCGACCTGCTCATCGACGGCGGCCAGGCGGCGTGGCTGCGGCGGCACCGCCCGCGATAG
- a CDS encoding phosphotransferase produces the protein MSRRSDDVNPVGSPERLGAWGSGTHAADAVLLDGVVRKTAGPWTPAVLALLRHLEQSGFPGAPRVVGDGYGFVPGESPHPHAWPDEEVGGVGALLRGVHDATAAFTPPADAVWQSSWLRDLGGDDIVIGHGDPGPWNIVGEAGRPDAFIDWEFAGPVDRLWELAATVWLNAQLVDDDVAEMQGLPGPLTRARHARAIADGYGLPRAARDELVDRLTDVAIHNARHEAVAEGVTIDSTAAVTDTGYPILWAVTWRARSASWIARNRPMIRRVMLE, from the coding sequence GTGTCTCGACGTTCGGACGACGTGAACCCGGTGGGATCTCCCGAGCGGCTCGGCGCCTGGGGCTCCGGCACGCACGCCGCCGACGCGGTTCTGCTCGACGGCGTCGTGCGAAAGACCGCCGGACCATGGACGCCTGCGGTCCTCGCGCTGCTCCGGCACCTGGAGCAAAGTGGTTTCCCGGGTGCGCCGCGCGTGGTCGGCGACGGGTACGGCTTCGTGCCGGGCGAGTCCCCGCATCCACACGCCTGGCCGGACGAGGAAGTGGGCGGAGTGGGCGCGCTGTTACGAGGCGTGCACGACGCCACCGCGGCGTTCACGCCGCCCGCCGACGCCGTGTGGCAGAGCAGCTGGCTCCGCGATCTCGGTGGCGACGACATCGTGATCGGGCACGGCGACCCCGGGCCGTGGAACATCGTCGGCGAGGCCGGGCGGCCCGACGCGTTCATCGACTGGGAGTTCGCCGGCCCGGTGGACCGCCTCTGGGAACTCGCCGCGACCGTGTGGCTGAACGCCCAGCTCGTCGACGACGACGTCGCGGAGATGCAGGGCTTGCCCGGCCCACTCACCAGGGCTCGTCATGCCCGAGCCATCGCCGACGGATACGGCCTGCCCAGGGCGGCACGGGACGAGCTGGTCGACCGTCTCACCGATGTCGCGATCCACAACGCACGCCACGAGGCGGTCGCCGAGGGCGTTACCATCGACAGCACCGCAGCGGTGACCGACACCGGCTACCCGATCCTGTGGGCCGTCACGTGGCGAGCACGGAGCGCCTCGTGGATCGCCCGGAACCGCCCGATGATCCGCCGCGTGATGCTGGAATAG
- a CDS encoding sensor histidine kinase: MTGTGRYAWRVWAPPILTVMIMMAAVAYQRGHLLRSPTDGQLILILLGATALLFRLRSPAAVTAVTVLTGTALPLAGGHLVLMDVAAVVALYTLATLRDRRTAWTAGVLAAVSLTAAAIPWQAGGLFDLANLVPANYALIAVALGVAAKDRQALLAQIRERAEQDARRRVHEERVRIARDLHDVVAHHITLVNAQAGVAHHLMEAHPDRAREALAGIRDTSRTALDELRATVGLLRADDDPPDSLRPAPAFADVDALIEGFRQAGQDITVSRTGTPRPLTGAGDLAAYRIVQEALTNAGKHGTGRRVEVALDQRETDLRITVVNPAQAGHRGEGTGHGLIGMRERAEAAGGTLTCGMRADGAFEVVATLPVARG; encoded by the coding sequence ATGACCGGCACCGGACGGTACGCCTGGCGCGTCTGGGCGCCGCCCATCCTCACCGTGATGATCATGATGGCGGCGGTCGCCTACCAGCGCGGGCACCTGCTGCGCTCGCCCACCGACGGCCAGCTGATCCTGATCCTGCTCGGTGCGACGGCCCTGCTCTTCCGGCTGCGCAGCCCGGCGGCGGTCACGGCGGTGACCGTGCTGACGGGCACCGCGTTGCCGCTGGCCGGCGGTCACCTCGTACTGATGGATGTGGCCGCTGTCGTCGCCCTCTACACCCTGGCGACGCTGCGGGACCGGCGGACGGCCTGGACCGCCGGGGTGCTCGCCGCCGTGTCGCTGACCGCGGCCGCGATCCCGTGGCAGGCGGGCGGCCTGTTCGACCTGGCCAACCTGGTGCCGGCCAACTACGCGCTGATCGCCGTCGCCCTCGGGGTGGCGGCGAAGGACCGGCAGGCGCTGCTCGCGCAGATCCGGGAGCGGGCCGAGCAGGACGCCCGGCGCCGGGTCCACGAGGAGCGGGTCCGGATCGCGCGCGACCTGCACGACGTGGTCGCCCACCACATCACCCTCGTCAACGCGCAGGCCGGGGTGGCGCACCATCTCATGGAAGCGCACCCGGACCGAGCCCGCGAGGCCTTGGCCGGGATCCGGGACACCAGCCGCACCGCGCTGGACGAGCTGCGCGCCACGGTCGGGCTGCTGCGCGCCGACGACGACCCGCCGGACAGTCTGCGGCCGGCGCCGGCGTTCGCCGACGTCGACGCGCTGATCGAGGGTTTCCGGCAGGCCGGTCAGGACATCACTGTGAGCCGGACCGGGACGCCGCGGCCGCTGACCGGCGCCGGGGACCTCGCCGCGTACCGGATCGTGCAGGAGGCCCTGACCAACGCGGGCAAGCACGGGACCGGCCGGCGGGTGGAGGTGGCGCTCGACCAGCGTGAGACGGACCTGCGGATCACGGTGGTCAATCCGGCGCAGGCCGGGCATCGCGGCGAGGGCACCGGGCACGGACTGATCGGCATGCGGGAGCGCGCCGAGGCCGCCGGGGGCACGCTCACCTGCGGGATGCGCGCGGACGGCGCCTTCGAGGTCGTCGCCACCCTGCCCGTGGCCCGCGGTTGA
- a CDS encoding response regulator, which produces MTTRVLLADDQALLRATFRLLLDAEPDIAVVGEAATGAQAVALARETRADLVLMDIRMPDMDGIEATRLISSDEDLAGVRVLILTTFETDELVVAALRAGASGFLGKGVDPAVLLHAVRTVAAGESLLSPNATTALIGRFLAQPDPAQVTVAAALGELTVREREITAMVGAGLSNPEIADRLGISVATAKTHVNRAMMKTGARDRAQLVVFAYENGLVRVGDR; this is translated from the coding sequence GTGACGACTCGTGTGCTCCTCGCCGACGATCAGGCCCTGCTCCGCGCGACGTTCCGGCTGCTGCTGGACGCCGAACCGGACATCGCGGTGGTCGGCGAGGCCGCCACCGGCGCGCAGGCCGTGGCGCTGGCCCGCGAGACCCGCGCCGACCTGGTGCTGATGGACATCCGGATGCCGGACATGGACGGCATCGAGGCCACCCGGCTGATCAGCTCCGACGAGGACCTGGCCGGTGTCCGGGTGCTGATCCTCACGACGTTCGAGACCGACGAGCTCGTGGTGGCGGCGCTGCGGGCCGGCGCCAGCGGCTTCCTCGGCAAGGGCGTCGACCCGGCGGTCCTGCTGCACGCGGTCCGGACGGTCGCGGCCGGCGAGTCCCTGCTGTCGCCGAACGCGACCACCGCGCTGATCGGCCGGTTCCTGGCCCAGCCGGATCCGGCGCAGGTGACCGTCGCGGCGGCGCTCGGCGAGCTGACCGTCCGGGAACGCGAGATCACCGCCATGGTCGGCGCGGGCCTGTCCAACCCGGAGATCGCGGACCGGCTCGGCATCAGCGTCGCCACCGCGAAGACCCACGTCAACCGGGCGATGATGAAAACCGGCGCCCGCGACCGCGCCCAGCTGGTGGTCTTCGCCTACGAGAACGGCCTGGTCCGGGTGGGCGACAGATGA